The sequence GATTGAAGATAAAAACTGTTGCTGCAATCGTTTTTGAAACGCTTCTATGCCAAATTCTGATATTGCCTGTTTTCTCAACCATGCTCCATCACAGCGTTGGTCATCTCCTTTGAGAATTTCGATACAAGCTGCTGCAACAGCATCTGAATCGCGATGCGGTACTCGCCAACCCAATTTACCATCTTGTAATGGATCGGCAGAACCATCGTCATCACCCGATAATACCGGTACGCCACAAGCCATTGCTTCTAAATAAACAATACCAAAACCTTCTTGAGACGGCATAATATAAGCATCAGCGAGACGATAATGCTCTACTAATTCCTCTGTAGGAACGAATCCAGCAAAGACTACCTTATCTTCAACTCCTAAATCTTTTGCTAACTGCATTAAGCGGGGTTTGTCATCACCACGTCCAATTACTAAATATTTAACTTCAGGAAAAACTGTTTGTATTTGCGATAATGCTCGAATTGTAACATCTACTCCTTTGTAAATATCACCAGACCACAATCGCGTTACGCTCATCAAAACTTTTGCTTGCTTCAATCCGTAATGTTCCAATAAATTTTCTGGTTTTGCTCCTGGAGTAAAGCGATCGCCATTGACAGCACAAGGCAAAATTTTGATTTTACTAGTATTTAAACTATTGGCACTACTAGCAATTTCACGAGTATAGCGACTTACCGTCCAAATTTGTGAAGCTTTTTGGAGATTAGTTTGAGTTAATTTAGGTAATGGCTGCCAAACCTCTTTACCATGAGTAATTACGGTATAGGGGATCCCCAAAGGTTGACATAAAGTACCAATTAAAGGGGCGAGGTAAGCGTGACCGCAGTATACATGATCGGGACGTTGTTGAATTAGACATTTCAGCAATGCCAAAGTCATTTTTGTTCGTCCGACTTGAAAAGATTTAGCTTTGAAATAGTGAAATTGCAATCGTTCCGATTCAAAAGGATTAGCACAACCTTTTGAATCTCTTAGTAAAAATACTTCTCCATAAAGCGGTTCTGATAATGTGTTATAAGCTTTAAACACATCTTTTACATAGGATTGAATACCACCTTCACGAGAAAAAACTTCTAAAAAAACAAAAAGATGATTGAGCTTTTGATTGTTGTTGCTCTTTCTCAAATTAACGTATTTTTTTTTATTTGTTTTTGTAATTAACATTTTTTATATTTCCAATATATATTATTAAGATGACTAAAATTTATTATCCAATTGCGTTAGCGATAATTGTATGGTTCGCTAAATTTATATTAGTAATATAGTCTTCAAAACTAATAATTATATTCACGCTAATTGTTTGAAGACAATGTTTTTTTAGATTGTGCTTTCGATTTTTCTGTTTTTTTACAGTTTTTTAGATAAAACGATTAGATAAAACAATCTGTATAAATATGTTTCATTAATTAAAGGTGAAAAAAAACAACGCACTGAATAGTTTTGGCTCTCGCTGCCAAATTGTAACAAATATCTAGCTGTAACTCTAATGCTATGTATACGGGTATCTAAAAAAATATTTTATACACTTTTTATAAGTATTAGATATTTATGAAATTTATTTAAAATTTATTCAAACTAAAGCAGCAAATTTGTTTAAAATTTTATATAAGATTTCTATAATAGATATATAACCTGTATTAATGCTGAATGATTACTTGTAATAAAACTTTCTTGCACTTAAGTTAAGTTATTCACAGTTTGTCTGCTGCGATTCAAATATTAAGTCTAAACCGTCTGACAGACACTACAAGAATTTAAACTTTTTCAGCTATACAATGTAACTGTGCAGTAACTGACAAAGCAGAATAAGTAAGTCAGCATAAAAAATTGAAGTTATGTCCACAGCGAATGGAACGTCACCGCAACGTCTGTCGTTCACCTTCACCGCAGGTTGTCTCGAATAGTTAGATCGCGATCCCAAAAGTTTTGTGGGAATACATTCTGTTATATAGTTAAGTTTATTTGTGCCGACTTACTTACTTAAATTTTTCCTTACCTTGGCAATGCGCGTTTTGTTAAAAATCTCGGAAAATACGAACATGCTCTCAAAAAATTTCATTAAATCCAGTTAAATAGATTTTTTGCCAAATCGAAGATGCTTGGGACTTACTTGTCAAATAACGTACAGATTTTATAATCATCCCTAGCCCCAATTAATTTTCTTGCGTACCATATTTGACGATGAGCAAACAGTTTCTGCCATCCGTATCGCGTTCGTAAACAACTTTATCAGCTAATCTTCTCAATAGAAACCACCCATACCCCCCTACTTGTAGAGTACCGGGTTCTGGTTCGGCTATTGCATCTGGATTAAATGGCTTACCGTAATCCCAGATTCTAATTTCTAGTTTGTCATTCCACAGCAATACATCAATATCAATGTTTGTTTCTGGTGGTAAAGCTTGATGCGCGTGACGAACGGCATTTGTAAAGCCTTCGGCTAATGCTAAATTAAGTCGATATTGTTGACTTTCGAGCCAACTAAGCCCAGACAAATTACGCAGACAGAATTGTTCAAACCACTGTTGTACTAGGTTTAGAAGCTTGAGTTCGCTCTTAACCGTCAGATGGTCTTGCTCCACAATTGCTAGCATTGACCTTGACTTCTATATTAGTGAATTAGTTTTACTTACATCTTTTATAGTTTATAAAACTCAGATTTTAAAATCTGATTTGCTCTTCTTACTTTAAAAAGTCCCATGCATAATCTAAATTCACTGGGGTTCGCTCATGGACTTAAATGCTTATTCAAATTTACGAGGACTCCATATGTTAGCTATTTTACTACTTTACTATATATCCTTAAATAGATATTTAGACTCTAATACAATAGTCTCGATCTCCAATTACGTTTTGTTGATATTTTGCTGATAGAGGGTTCTGGGATTGTCAAAGTAGGGAAAGAAAAAAGAGCTTTAAGGTGTTTTAGATTATAGTTTATTCTGTAACGCTTTAAATATTATCTTCAAAAATTTTTTAAAAATTATTATACTTAGTTCAAGTATTTATACTTAGCTTAAGCTTTTGACTATTAATTGCTAAAGGTAACTTTCAATATCCCACGCTATCAAGCTAAAATCAGTCAAATCGATACAATTATAAGTTTTATTAAATTTAGCGCCTGTTAGAGTTTCCCAAAAGCACCTACAAAAGCACTTTTAAGAGAAACTCCACAGGCGCTAAAGCCTACCTATGCTTTTAAAAAGCTACAAAGCTCCCCTAGAAAAGTCCTAAAGTAAGAGACTTGTCCAATGGGAAAGTTGCGCCAATACCTAAATAGATAGTAACCAAAGTTCCAAAGAGGAATACAGCGGTAGCTACGGGACGACGGAAAGGATTTTGAAACTTGTTCACGTTTTCAATGAAGGGAACAAGAATTAATCCTAAAGGCACTGCAGCCATTGCTAACACCCCTAAAAGTTTGTTAGGAAGCGAACGCAAAATTTGGAAAACTGGGTACAAATACCACTCAGGTAAAATTTCTAAAGGTGTTGCAAATGGATTTGCTGGTTCTCCTGTCATCGCAGGATCTAGCACTGCTAGAGCTACGATACAAGCGAAGGAACCCATAATTACAACTGGGAAAACGTAGAGCAAGTCATTAGGCCAAGCAGGTTCACCATAATAATTGTGACCCATGCCTTTTGCTAATTTGGCTCTCAATTGTGGATCGCTTAGATCCGGTTTCTTTACTGTTGCCATTTTTTTAGGTACTCTTCTACTGAAGTTGAGTATTGTGAATCTCGATTCAACTGTCGGCTATTGTGCAGTAATAAAGGAATCTTGAGCCTCTAAAACTGAAGGTAGAAGTATTTGCTTCTGCCGGTCTGTTATTAGACCAATTTTAAAACAAATAATTCACTACTTGTGGTTTTAGAGATGTCATATTCCGTCACTGTTTTAGTTTTCCTGAAATTCCGCTCAGATCAAAATATTTAGCTCGAACTTATAACGGACCGCTAATACCTTGTTTGCGAATCATCAAGAAATGCGCCAGCATAAATACTGCGATTAACCAAGGTAGTACAAAAGTATGAGCGCTGTAGTAGCGAGTCAAAGTAGCTTGTCCTACGCTGGAACCGCCACGCAATAAGTCAGAAATTAAAACTCCGACTACAGGAATTGCTTCTGGCACACCACTTACAATTTTTACAGCCCAGTAACCAATCTGATCCCAAGGTAAAGAGTAGCCAGTAACGCCGAAAGAAACGGTGATTACAGCCAGAACTACACCAGTTACCCAAGTTAGTTCGCGGGGCTTCTTGAACCCACCAGTTAAATAAACTCGGAAGGTGTGCAAAATCATCATCAACACCATCATGCTGGCAGACCAGCGATGAACGGAGCGAATTAGCCAACCAAAGCTTACTTCGTTCATGATGAACTCAACGGAAGAATAAGCTTCAGCAACAGTTGGCTTGTAATAAAAAGTCATTGCAAATCCAGTTGCGAACTGGATTAAAAAGCAAGTAAGAGTTATTCCACCCAAGCAGTAGAAAATATTTACATGGGGGGGAACATACTTGCTTGTAACATCATCAGCTAGCGCTTGGACTTCTAAGCGCTCATCAAACCAGTCAATTACGTTGGTCATACAACCCAGATTCCTAGATATAGATTGCGGTTGATAATTATCTCAACAATCGGCTTCATCAGCCAACTGAGATTTTGAACGGACACCAAGAAAGTCAATTTACCTTTAAACTATCAGAGTGATGATAATTTAAAAAAATTAACAGTTTCTCAGGAGGGAATGTATTGCGTTCTAATTGCACCCGACCCACTAAAAAATAGATGGATACAAAGTAGATCATAGCGTTTAGCGGGCGCTATTTACCCAATTATTTGAAGTCTTCTGCCGGAAATCAATCGCGGAAAAAACACTTCTATAAAAAAAGTAACATAATCGAGAGATAGATTTCATTTTATCGGAGATCGTGAAAGCTGCTTTGAGATATGTAAATTTGGTTAAAGTAAAAGTAAAAATTGAGTATATGGATAATTCAAAGGTTTTTCGGAGTATTTTATCTTTTATTATGGCGTTGTGGCTGGCATTTGGTAGCTTTTGCTCTCCAGCAGCAGCCTTAACAGATGAGCAGAAACTGGTATCGCAAGCTTGGCGAATAGTCAATCGGACTTATTTAGATGACACTTTTAACCATCAAAATTGGGCGCAGGTGCGGCAAGAAGCTTTGAAAACAAGGCTTAAAGACAGCCAAACAGCTTATCAAGCAATTCAAAATATGCTCAAAACCCTTGATGACCCTTTTACAAGGTTTTTAGACCCGCGACAGTATCGCAGTCTACAAGTAAATACTTCTGGAGAATTAACAGGGGTTGGATTGCAAATTGCTTTAAACTCGGAAACGGGTAAATTAGAAGTAGTTACACCCATCGCAGGTTCTCCAGCTGAAAAAGCAGGAATTTTACCCCGCGATCGC comes from Rivularia sp. PCC 7116 and encodes:
- the petB gene encoding cytochrome b6, giving the protein MTNVIDWFDERLEVQALADDVTSKYVPPHVNIFYCLGGITLTCFLIQFATGFAMTFYYKPTVAEAYSSVEFIMNEVSFGWLIRSVHRWSASMMVLMMILHTFRVYLTGGFKKPRELTWVTGVVLAVITVSFGVTGYSLPWDQIGYWAVKIVSGVPEAIPVVGVLISDLLRGGSSVGQATLTRYYSAHTFVLPWLIAVFMLAHFLMIRKQGISGPL
- the petD gene encoding cytochrome b6-f complex subunit IV codes for the protein MATVKKPDLSDPQLRAKLAKGMGHNYYGEPAWPNDLLYVFPVVIMGSFACIVALAVLDPAMTGEPANPFATPLEILPEWYLYPVFQILRSLPNKLLGVLAMAAVPLGLILVPFIENVNKFQNPFRRPVATAVFLFGTLVTIYLGIGATFPLDKSLTLGLF
- a CDS encoding glycosyltransferase, with protein sequence MLITKTNKKKYVNLRKSNNNQKLNHLFVFLEVFSREGGIQSYVKDVFKAYNTLSEPLYGEVFLLRDSKGCANPFESERLQFHYFKAKSFQVGRTKMTLALLKCLIQQRPDHVYCGHAYLAPLIGTLCQPLGIPYTVITHGKEVWQPLPKLTQTNLQKASQIWTVSRYTREIASSANSLNTSKIKILPCAVNGDRFTPGAKPENLLEHYGLKQAKVLMSVTRLWSGDIYKGVDVTIRALSQIQTVFPEVKYLVIGRGDDKPRLMQLAKDLGVEDKVVFAGFVPTEELVEHYRLADAYIMPSQEGFGIVYLEAMACGVPVLSGDDDGSADPLQDGKLGWRVPHRDSDAVAAACIEILKGDDQRCDGAWLRKQAISEFGIEAFQKRLQQQFLSSIKKS
- a CDS encoding anti-sigma regulatory factor, giving the protein MLAIVEQDHLTVKSELKLLNLVQQWFEQFCLRNLSGLSWLESQQYRLNLALAEGFTNAVRHAHQALPPETNIDIDVLLWNDKLEIRIWDYGKPFNPDAIAEPEPGTLQVGGYGWFLLRRLADKVVYERDTDGRNCLLIVKYGTQEN